A portion of the Maniola hyperantus chromosome 24, iAphHyp1.2, whole genome shotgun sequence genome contains these proteins:
- the l(3)07882 gene encoding nucleolar protein 14 homolog: protein MAKVKNKRNAGMADKVQNKKKANASKKTLNPFEVHINREKLKVLGKKSKHDRGLPGVSRAKAIQKRKETLGTEMKVMNKTNSFIDRRIGEKNNQISTEDRMVARFAAERAKQHGKKSIYNLADDEILTHRGQTLEQIEKFDDPRSSDDEGEEKRFGGLGNDFVSEGHFGGGVLSKSESKDGAKSHKDLIEQLIAESKKRKAEKQKEKEHTLDLTEKLDSEWKDLQPVVFKCQKEKEESLIDKLLSKEEKGQDYDKMMRELRFEKRGTPSDGLKSKEKQEEEERKKIEDLERQRQQRMFSEEELAMPKAPTSKHRSADDLDDNFELDNTQDFMLAYDKDGKPLVPEHILKDFSVPNAKKKFEDGVSDSSGDEAGTESGDESDDEDGDQENDDNSDDDEESSKKGELDQEGSDDGSSGDENDEISKNDSKTKVNEKKSKDSYNKIQTNPKDNHEDSSNSDESDEISNKGLKINIVENKLSKESDSETSDNESDTKQNVKSKDNTKANDKIPVTITETRNPSINDNSKKVTPHKKGNLKRKQSESDEESDSISEAEFEDFNKKQISSDQKKPKLLDPEYFNSKSDDVTSKIETQIDSDKKKSKLLYPDYFPPKNDDNTIEIEVQSGKNKSKLLYPDYFPPKNDVKMSENDGQCRKNEKATPKNDKKGSMDDENDSQSSEEGDSDIDQFKDLKETDESNDELEDCSERIGAFFDFKSAEGDNLKELLTGKTPAQQSAALEKLIKSYDPSLGESNKEHLSRLYAHLLQYAHDLFSNLKTESDIIKSFLVLNKIVPYFYDLIHLNKVSTKKFLVELLKEKHDQFKRKPKKVPDLDTLVFFKLVSILYPTSDFRHPVTTPSLIFMSEILSLSRFRDAYSISRGFFIVSLILEYIVLSKRYVPEALNFLRGIFYLCANTSVLNPVQVVPPFRLHKDVKILNLEHDCSKMAVEEKMAGKDLLLTEIDDSYKIRCLLTSTLMLKEFFDKYNDLEALSAIFEPHIQLLGRVDLDLYPSKVRGKVLEVLQYMKQTLEVMTYTQMAREKVRPKALRLYEPDIQDVFTGSKSSNMSRENADRARLKGRYKREMKGALREIRRDKAYIASVKIRQKIQSDNVRKEKVKQIYKDASIQQGELNKLKRGK, encoded by the exons CGTAAAGAAACCCTCGGTACGGAAATGAAAGTAATGAACAAAACCAACTCATTCATTGACCGTCGCATTGGTGAGAAGAACAACCAGATATCCACTGAGGACCGCATGGTGGCCAGGTTCGCTGCAGAGAGAGCCAAGCAGCACGGCAAGAAGAGTATATACAACCTTGCTGATGATGAGATATTGACTCACAG AGGCCAAACCTTAGAACAAATAGAGAAGTTTGATGATCCCAGGTCATCTGATGATGAAGGTGAAGAGAAGAGATTTGGTGGTCTAGGAA ATGATTTCGTATCAGAAGGACATTTCGGCGGCGGAGTCTTATCAAAATCTGAGTCAAAAGACGGCGCGAAATCCCACAAAGACTTGATAGAACAACTCATAGCCGAATCTAAGAAGAGAAAAGCAGAGAAACAGAAAGAGAAAGAACATACGTTAGATTTAACTGAGAAGTTGGATTCCGAATGGAAGGATTTACAACCAGTTGTGTTCAAGTGTCAGAAAGAGAAGGAAGAGTCGTTGATAGATAAGTTGTTGAGTAAAGAGGAAAAGGGACAGGACTATGATAAGATGATGAGGGAGTTGAGATTCGAGAAACGCGGGACG CCTTCAGATGGCCTCAAAAGCAAGGAGaagcaagaagaagaagaacggAAGAAGATAGAAGACTTGGAGAGACAGAGACAGCAGAGGATGTTTTCAGAGGAAGAACTTGCTATGCCCAAAGCACCTACTTCAAAACATAG gTCTGCAGATGACTTGGACGATAATTTTGAACTGGATAACACTCAAGACTTCATGCTAGCGTATGACAAAGATGGCAAACCCTTAGTGCCTGAACATATCCTCAAGGATTTCTCAG TACCAAACGCAAAAAAGAAATTTGAAGACGGCGTATCTGATAGTTCTGGTGATGAAGCTGGAACTGAATCTGGTGATGAAAGCGATGATGAAGATGGTGATCAAGAAAATGATGACAattctgatgatgatgaagaatctAGTAAGAAAGGTGAACTTGATCAAGAAGGAAGTGATGATGGAAGTTCTGGTGATGAAAATGACGAAATATCGAAAAATGATTCAAAAACTAAAGTTAATGAGAAGAAAAGTAAAgattcttataataaaattcaaacTAACCCTAAAGATAATCATGAAGACAGCTCTAATAGTGACGAAAGTGATGAAATTTCGAATAAAGGACTTAAAATCAATATCGTTGAAAATAAACTTAGTAAAGAATCAGACAGTGAAACATCTGATAATGAAAGTGATACAAAACAGAACGTGAAGTCGAAAGATAATACAAAagcaaatgataaaattccagtTACAATAACTGAGACTAGAAATCCATCGATAAATGATAATTCTAAAAaggttacaccacacaaaaaagGTAATTTAAAACGAAAACAGTCTGAATCGGATGAAGAAAGCGATTCTATTTCAGAAGCGGAATTTgaagattttaataaaaaacaaataagtagtgATCAAAAGAAACCTAAATTACTTGATCCTGAATATTTTAATTCCAAAAGTGATGATGTAACGTCAAAAATAGAAACACAAATAGATAGTGACAAAAAGAAATCGAAACTTTTGTATCCCGATTATTTCCCCCCCAAAAATGATGATAATACGATAGAAATAGAAGTGCAAAGTGGCAAAAATAAATCGAAATTACTTTATCCTGATTACTTTCCTCCAAAAAATGATGTTAAAATGTCAGAAAATGACGGCCAATGTCGTAAAAATGAGAAAGCAACGCCAAAAAATGATAAAAAGGGTTCAATGGATGATGAAAATGATTCGCAAAGTTCGGAAGaaggagatagcgatatagatcAATTCAAAGATCTGAAAGAGACAGATGAATCGAATGATGAGTTAGAGGATTGTAGTGAAAGGATTGGAGCTTTCTTTGACTTTAAATCTGCTGAAGGAGATAATTTGAAG gaATTATTGACTGGCAAAACTCCTGCCCAACAATCGGCAGCATTagaaaaactaataaaaagctACGACCCAAGTTTAGGCGAATCCAATAAAGAACATTTAAGTCGATTATACGCACACCTATTGCAATACGCCCACGATCTATTCTCAAATCTAAAAACTGAATCCGACATAATAAAATCGtttctagtattaaataaaatagtcCCATACTTTTACGATCTAATACACTTAAATAAAGTTTCAACTAAAAAGTTTCTAGTCGAATTATTAAAGGAAAAACACGATCAATTCAAACGTAAACCCAAAAAAGTGCCAGATTTAGATACGTTAGTGTTTTTCAAATTAGTTTCCATtttgtatcccacttctgattttAGACATCCGGTCACGACGccatctttaatttttatgagTGAAATTCTAAGTTTGTCTAGATTCAGAGATGCGTATTCGATTTCTAGGGGATTCTTTATTGTTAGTCTTATTTTAGAATACATTGTTTTATCTAAAAGATATGTGCCAGAAGCTTTAAATTTTTTACGCGGGATTTTTTATCTGTGTGCTAACACGTCCGTTTTGAATCCCGTTCAAGTGGTCCCGCCATTTCGTTTGCATAAAGACGtcaaaattttgaatttagaacacgACTGTTCAAAGATGGCGGTTGAAGAAAAAATGGCGGGAAAAGATTTGCTGTTAACAGAAATTGACGATTCTTACAAAATTCGTTGCTTATTAACTTCTACATTGATGTTAAAGGAGTTTTTTGATAAGTATAATGATTTAGAAGCCTTGTCAGCCATTTTTGAGCCTCATATACAGTTATTGGGTAGGGTTGATTTGGACTTATACCCGAGTAAAGTCCGCGGGAAGGTTTTGGAGGTATTGCAGTATATGAAACAGACGTTAGAGGTGATGACGTACACGCAAATGGCGAGAGAGAAAGTCAGGCCGAAAGCTCTAAGATTGTATGAACCAGATATTCAGGATGT ATTCACAGGTAGCAAGAGTTCTAACATGTCTCGAGAGAATGCCGACAGAGCTCGACTGAAGGGCAGATATAAGAGGGAGATGAAGGGAGCTCTGAGAGAGATCAGAAGAGATAAGGCCTACATCGCCTCGGTCAAGATACGACAGAAGATCCAGAG CGACAACGTAAGGAAAGAGAAGGTGAAACAGATATATAAGGACGCGTCCATACAACAGGGGGAGTTGAACAAACTTAAACGCGGCAAATGA